A genomic stretch from Leptodactylus fuscus isolate aLepFus1 chromosome 10, aLepFus1.hap2, whole genome shotgun sequence includes:
- the LOC142219349 gene encoding oocyte zinc finger protein XlCOF8.4-like, which translates to MVVSLSPPSVMDRSKMADRILNLALEIIYLLSGEDYTVVKKTSDKYVTPSSRPPHVSGGWSRSPSPIMEPSPHSLIPESNNEQKILELTNKMICLLSGEVPIRCQDVTVYFSMEEWEYLEGHKDLYKEVMMDDHQTLTSPDGSRERNHPEGCPRPPYSQDHADGDDIVLENHQAEDLIDIKVEVLPGEEETCVMAEQQCKEEDIPAEISPTDGHVQSLEDHSVSLVDIDGVYDNTRYPSEDKPIPHNIQNIQPQPPSRNPVTAPEPSLDQPQLENTQSTGPRDGQIIVFVQTCNAAENPFLCLECGKCFTQQSKLVKHQRIHSLKKPCLCLHCGKCFRYKSGLNDHLRVHTGEKPFSCLECGKRFTKKSAVLLHQKIHTGEKPFSCSECGRRFIQKSALLRHHLVHTGEKPFSCSECGKCFTKKSGLLQHQKNHSGEKPFSCSECDKCFGQKADLDKHVRFHTGERPFQCSECGKCFIQNSDLVKHSRRHTLHSV; encoded by the exons ATGGTCGTCTCCCTGAGTCCCCCATCAGTGATGGACAGAAGTAAGATGGCTGACAGGATCCTAAACCTGGccctggagatcatctacctgctgagcggagag gactacacagtagtgaagaagacatctgataagtatgtgacccccagCAGCCGCCCCCCCCAtgtgtcaggaggatggagcaggagccCGAGCCCCATCATGGAGCCTTCACCTCACTCACTGATACCTGAGAGCAACAACGAGCAGAAGATCCTGGAGCTGACCAACAAGATGAtctgtctgctgagcggagag gttcctataaggtgtcaggatgtcaccgtctatttctccatggaggagtgggagtatttagaaggacacaaggatctgtacaaggaggtgatgatggacgaCCACcagaccctcacatcaccag ATGGATCCAGGGAGAGAAACCACCCGGAGGGATGTCCCCGTCCTCCATATTCCCAGGATCATGCAGATGGAGATGACATTGTCCTAGAGAACCATCAG GCGGAAGATCTGATCGATATCAAAGTTGAAGTTCTACCAGGAGAAGAGGAGACGTGTGTGATGGCTGAGCAGCAGTGTAAGGAGGAGGACATTCCTGCCGAGATCAGCCCAA cAGATGGTCATGTCCAGAGCTTGGAGGACCACTCTGTCTCATTGGTAGATATTGATGGAGTATATGATAATACTCGGTATCCATCTGAAGATAAACCCATTCCTCATAATATACAAAATATTCAACCACAACCCCCCAGTAGAAACCCAGTCACAGCTCCGGAACCTTCTTTGGATCAGCCACAACTTGAGAACACCCAAAGTACCGGTCCCCGAGATGGCCAAATCATCGTTTTTGTGCAGACGTGTAACGCAGCAGAGAATCCATTTTTgtgtttggaatgtggaaagtgttttacCCAACAATCCAAACTGGTTAAGCATCAGAGAATTCACTCGCTGAAGAAGCCATGCTTATGTCTACATTGTGGAAAGTGCTTCAGGTATAAGTCTGGTCTGAACGATCATCTGAGAgtccacactggggagaagccattttcatgtctgGAGTGTGGGAAACGATTCACCAAGAAATCGGCCGTACTTCTCCATCAGAAAatccacactggggagaagccattttcatgttcggaGTGCGGGAGGCGTTTTATCCAAAAATCAGCGTTGCTGAGACATcacttagttcacacgggggagaagccattttcctgTTCCGAATGCGGGAAATGTTTCACAAAAAAATCAGGTCTCCTTCAACATCAGAAAAATCACAGCGGGGAGAAGCCCTTCTCATGTTCCGAATGTGACAAATGTTTTGGCCAGAAGGCCGATCTTGATAAGCACGTGAGATTTCACACCGGGGAGAGGCCGTTTCAATGttccgaatgtgggaaatgttttatccagAACTCAGACCTTGTTAAACATTCCAGACGTCACACCTTACACAGCGTCTGA